The proteins below come from a single Malus sylvestris chromosome 3, drMalSylv7.2, whole genome shotgun sequence genomic window:
- the LOC126615652 gene encoding uncharacterized protein LOC126615652, whose amino-acid sequence MADDRDELSDYTSEDEGTEDYKKGGYHAVSIGDSFKNGCYVVQSKLGWGHFSTVWLAWDTKSSRYVALKIQKSSRYYTEAAMDEIKILKQIAEGDPGNKKCVVKLLDHFKHSGPNGQHVCLVFEYLGDNLLTLIKYNDYRGAPLHMVKEICFHILVGLDYLHSQLSIIHTDLKPENVLLSSMIDPSKDPRKSGAPLILPNSKDKTVPVSGASKDIKKLNGDLTKNQKKKIRKKAKKATQGCEGREILKDMEADSTTVDAEDSIHELQSNGVSVQEQVKDSGVSNESVKGEEKEETQEAQASRSARQKLFTEADLKCKLVDFGNACWTYKQFTSDIQTRQYRCPEVILGAKYSTPADLWSFACVCFELATGDVLFDPHSGDNYDRDEDHLALMMELLGTIPRKTALGGKYSRDFFNRYGDLKHIRRLRFWPLNKVLTEKYAFSEQDAHDMAEFLVPILDFVPEKRPTAAQCLSHSWFSAGPRLLEPSVAGVQPQASNGSISEKVEKDGREAMEVGMGNIAIDESSKPVKESQSALNLSQHA is encoded by the exons ATGGCGGATGACCGGGACGAGCTCAGCGATTACACATCGGAAGACGAAGGCACCGAGGATTACAAGAAGGGAGGCTACCACGCCGTCTCTATTGGGGACTCCTTCAAGAATGGCTGCTATGTGGTTCAGAGCAAGCTCGGGTGGGGCCACTTCTCCACCGTCTGGCTTGCGTGGGACACAAAGAGCTCG CGTTATGTAGCTTTGAAGATTCAAAAGAGTTCTCGTTATTACACTGAAGCTGCGATGGACGAAATAAAGATTCTCAAACAGATTGCCGAGGGAGACCCTGGCAATAAGAAGTGTGTTGTGAAGCTTTTGGATCACTTCAAGCATTCAGGCCCAAATGGACAGCACGTCTGTTTGGTTTTTGAGTACCTGGGGGATAACCTCCTGACCCTTATTAAGTATAATGACTACCGAGGGGCTCCGCTGCACATGGTCAAAGAAATTTGTTTTCATATATTAGTGGGTTTGGATTATTTGCATAGTCAACTTTCAATAATACACACTGATCTAAAGCCAGAGAATGTTTTGCTTTCGTCAATGATTGATCCATCTAAAGATCCTAGGAAATCAGGTGCTCCTCTCATCCTTCCAAACAGCAAAGATAAAACTGTGCCCGTCTCTGGGGCTTCTAAAGACATTAAGAAGTTAAACGGAGATCTCACCAAAAACCAGAAAAAGAAGATCCGTAAAAAGGCTAAGAAGGCAACTCAAGGTTGTGAAGGAAGGGAAATTTTGAAGGATATGGAGGCAGATTCCACTACAGTTGATGCGGAAGATTCTATTCATGAATTACAATCAAATGGGGTTTCTGTTCAAGAACAAGTGAAGGATTCTGGGGTTAGTAATGAATCAGTAAAGggtgaagaaaaggaagaaactcaagaaGCACAAGCAAGCCGTTCTGCAAGGCAGAAGTTATTCACAGAAGCTGACCTTAAATGCAAATTGGTTGATTTTGGAAATGCTTGTTGGACGTATAAGCAGTTTACTAGTGATATTCAGACAAGGCAGTACAGATGTCCAGAAGTTATTCTTGGAGCGAAATACTCAACTCCAGCAGATTTATGGTCCTTTGCTTGTGTTTGTTTTGAGCTAGCCACTGGTGACGTTCTTTTTGATCCACACAGCGGTGACAATTATGATCGGGATGAG GATCACCTGGCACTGATGATGGAACTTCTTGGAACAATTCCCCGTAAG ACTGCATTAGGTGGCAAGTATTCCCGGGACTTCTTTAACCGGTATGGGGATTTGAAGCATATTCGACGTTTGCGTTTCTGGCCTCTTAATAAGGTGCTAACGGAGAAGTACGCATTCAGCGAGCAAGATGCACATGACATGGCAGAGTTTCTAGTTCCCATACTTGATTTTGTGCCTGAAAAGAGGCCAACAGCTGCACAATGCCTCAGTCATTCATGGTTCAGTGCAGGTCCTCGACTCCTTGAGCCTTCCGTGGCTGGTGTGCAACCTCAGGCGTCCAACGGGAGTATTTCTGAGAAGGTGGAGAAGGATGGGAGGGAAGCAATGGAGGTGGGAATGGGGAATATAGCCATTGATGAATCTTCAAAACCTGTTAAAGAATCCCAAAGTGCACTAAATTTATCACAACATGCATGA
- the LOC126614239 gene encoding E3 ubiquitin-protein ligase RSL1-like: MSVKETCLICFEDIDVARMLSIGTCEHKYCLPCLKHHVEINLQNGIVAQCPHKDCKCEVNVDSCKTFLSSELANVLIERIKESSIPVTEKVYCPFPRCSALMSKQEVLENTKTSFVSEGGRKCVKCKHYFCINCKVPWHYDMSCYDFQRSETYSCVDDQLLKSFASKKLWRQCSKCNHMVELESGCYHITCRCGHQFCYTCGAEWKNKHATCSCPIWDEHFIIRP; this comes from the exons ATGAGTGTGAAGGAAActtgtttgatttgttttgaAGACATTGATGTTGCTCGAATGCTTTCGATCGGTACTTGTGAACACAAATATTGCTTGCCTTGCTTGAAACATCACGTCGAAATAAATTTGCAAAACGGGATCGTGGCACAATGCCCTCATAAAGACTGTAAGTGTGAGGTGAATGTCGATAGTTGTAAGACATTCTTGTCGTCTGAACTTGCCAATGTTTTGATCGAACGAATCAAGGAGTCTTCAATTCCTGTTACGGAGAAAGTTTACTGCCCATTTCCGAGGTGTTCTGCACTAATGTCGAAACAGGAGGTCTTGGAAAATACCAAGACTTCTTTTGTTAGTGAGGGAGGCAGGAAGTGCGTGAAATGTAAACACTATTTCTGTATCAACTGCAAGGTTCCTTGGCACTATGATATGAGCTGCTACGATTTCCAGAGATCAGAAACGTATTCCTGCGTGGACGACCAATTGTTGAAATCATTTGCGTCGAAGAAACTTTGGCGCCAGTGTTCAAAGTGCAATCATATGGTTGAACTTGAGAGTGGTTGCTACCACATCACTTGCAG ATGTGGACATCAGTTTTGCTATACTTGTGGAGCTGAATGGAAGAACAAGCATGCAACCTGTTCCTGCCCTATCTGGGACGAGCATTTTATTATCAGGCCGTGA
- the LOC126615653 gene encoding magnesium transporter MRS2-11, chloroplastic-like, producing the protein MALTPWPYLLQLPLHSSPHSAQLFYSQSRKAEASLVSPIPVKLSVSVSPRPKCFRSATEEDRFSDPETISDDEDRPHDEVPVNSRHQTTTTAATSGGSGRVAMSSAGDSLLGIREPVYEVEEVKANGTISVRKINRRQLLKSSGLRPRDIRSVDPSLFLTNSMPSLLVREHAILLNLGSLRAIAMQERVLIFDYNNTGSRAFIEALLPRLNPKNMNGGPSMPFELEVVEAALLSRIQRLEQRLIYLEPRVQKLLSVLPNRLTADILEELRISKQTLVELGSRAGAFRQVLFDLLEDPHEIRRICIMGRNCTLKKINDDMECSVPLEKQIAEEEEEEIEMLLENYLQRCESCHGQAERLLDSAKEMEDSIAVNLSSRRLEVSRVELLLQVGTFCVALGALVAGIFGMNLRSYLEEHVFAFWFTTAGILVGAVVGFFLVYSYLRTRKVL; encoded by the exons ATGGCTCTGACTCCATGGCCGTACCTCCTCCAGCTCCCACTCCACTCCTCGCCCCACTCCGCTCAGCTCTTCTACTCCCAATCGCGAAAGGCCGAGGCCTCTCTCGTCTCTCCGATTCCGGTCAAGCTCTCCGTCTCGGTCTCGCCGAGACCCAAGTGCTTTAGATCGGCCACCGAGGAGGACCGGTTCAGCGACCCCGAAACCATCTCCGATGACGAAGATAGACCCCACGACGAAGTTCCCGTCAACAGCCGACATCAAACGACGACGACGGCGGCGACGAGTGGTGGTTCGGGTAGGGTTGCGATGTCGTCTGCCGGTGATTCTTTGCTCGGAATTCGCGAGCCGGTCTACGAG gtGGAAGAAGTGAAGGCTAATGGGACGATATCTGTTAGAAAAATAAACAGACGTCAGCTGCTTAAGTCAAGTG GTCTTCGTCCGCGTGATATTCGGAGTGTTGATCCTTCATTGTTTCTCACAAATTCGATGCCTTCGTTGCTG GTCCGGGAGCATGCTATTCTGTTGAATCTAGGCTCATTACGCGCAATAGCAATGCAAGAGCGTGTCCTTATATTTGACTACAACAA TACAGGAAGCAGAGCTTTCATAGAAGCATTGTTGCCTCGACTAAACCCCAAAAATATGAATGGAGGACCATCTATGCCATTTGAGCTCGAG GTTGTTGAAGCAGCATTGCTCTCAAGAATACAGCGTTTAGAACAAAGACTAATATATTTAGAACCTCGT GTTCAAAAGTTACTCAGTGTTTTGCCGAACCGGTTAACTGCTGACATACTGGAAGAGCTTCGTATTAGCAAGCAAACCTTG GTTGAATTGGGTTCGAGGGCAGGGGCTTTCAGGCAAGTGCTCTTTGATCTGTTAGAGGATCCCCATGAAATACGCCGTATATGCATTATGGGGAGAAATTGTACACTCAAGAAGATAAATGATGACATGGAATGTTCTGTTCCTTTAGAGAAGCAGATTGCTGAAG aagaggaggaagaaattgagATGCTCTTGGAAAATTATCTTCAACG GTGTGAATCTTGTCATGGCCAGGCTGAAAGGCTTCTCGATTCTGCTAAAGAAATGGAAGATTCTATAGCTGTCAATTTGAG TTCTCGGAGGCTTGAGGTTAGCAGAGTGGAATTACTACTCCAGGTTGGGACGTTTTGTGTGGCACTTGGCGCTCTGGTTGCAG GTATTTTTGGCATGAACTTGAGGTCCTACCTCGAAGAACATGTG TTCGCATTTTGGTTTACAACAGCAGGGATACTTGTCGGCGCCGTCGTCGGATTTTTTCTTGTCTACTCTTATCTCAGGACACGGAAAGTATTGTAA